The Grus americana isolate bGruAme1 chromosome 8, bGruAme1.mat, whole genome shotgun sequence genome includes a region encoding these proteins:
- the PRKAA2 gene encoding 5'-AMP-activated protein kinase catalytic subunit alpha-2 isoform X3, with protein sequence MHMLQVDPLKRATIKDIREHEWFKEELPSYLFPEDPSYDATVIDDDAVREVCEKFECTESEVMNSLYSGDPQDQLAVAYHLVIDNRRIMNQASEFYLASSPPTGSFMDDSAMHIPPGVKPHPERMPPLIADSPKARCPLDALNTTKPKPLTVKKAKWHLGIRSQSKPYDIMAEVYRAMKQLDFEWKVVNSYHLRVRRKNPVTGNYVKMSLQLYQVDNRSYLLDFKSIDDDVMEQRSGSSTPQRSCSAAGLHRPRLSIDAAAAAECQSLMGSLSGSFVGSIPSVTPRLGSHTMDFFEMCASLIMALAR encoded by the exons GGAACACGAGTGGTTTAAAGAGGAGCTGCCCAGTTACCTGTTCCCAGAGGACCCTTCCTACGACGCCACTGTCATCGACGACGACGCGGTTCGGGAAGTTTGTGAGAAGTTTGAATGCACGGAGTCGGAGGTGATGAACAGCCTGTACAGCGGTGACCCTCAGGACCAGCTGGCAGTGGCTTACCACCTCGTCATCGACAACCGGCGGATCATGAACCAAGCCAGCGAGTTCTACCTCGCCTCCAGCCCCCCGACCGGCTCCTTCATGGACGACAGCGCCATGCACATCCCTCCCGGGGTGAAGCCGCACCCCGAGCGGATGCCGCCGTTGATAGCGGACAGCCCCAAAGCGCGCTGTCCTTTGGATGCCCTCAACACCACGAAGCCAAAACCCTTGACTGTCAAAAAGGCCAAGTGGCACCTGGGAATCCGCAGCCAGAGCAAACCCTATGACATCATGGCCGAGGTGTACCGCGCTATGAAGCAGCTGGACTTCGAGTGGAAG GTGGTGAACTCCTACCACCTCAGAGTGCGCCGCAAGAACCCGGTGACAGGCAATTACGTGAAGATGAGCCTGCAGCTCTACCAGGTTGACAACCGCAGCTATCTCTTGGACTTCAAAAGCATCGATG aTGATGTGATGGAGCAAAGGTCCGGCTCGTCCACGCCGCAGCGCTCCTGCTCCGCCGCCGGATTGCACCGGCCGAGGCTGAGCATCGATGCCGCCGCGGCCGCCGAGTGCCAGTCGCTGATGGGCTCTCTGAGCGGCTCCTTCGTCGGCAGCATCCCCTCGGTGACGCCGCGCCTGGGGAGCCACACCATGGACTTCTTCGAGATGTGTGCCAGCCTGATCATGGCCCTCGCTCGCTGA